A window of Rubricoccus marinus contains these coding sequences:
- a CDS encoding PQQ-dependent sugar dehydrogenase, translated as MSMKRLLLFSALLALAACGGSADLTVAEGTGPTPTIPEPSGGLIPTINFATAVGWPGGKTPEAIAGAEVQAFASGLDHPRWMHVLPNGDVLVAETNKPPNPDPPGGIKAIVQKSLMENAGALAPSANRITLLRDTDGDGVADVRTPFLTGLSSPFGMQLVGEDLYVAFYNALVRFPYTPGATTLVGTPGETVLELPNMLGARHWTKSLLASPDGSKLYIGVGSASNVGEMGLAAENGRAAVWEYDVASGEGRVYASGLRNPVGLAWEPTTGALWTAVNERDELGSDVPPDYMTRVRDGDFYGWPWLYYGDVVDTRAPGAPPQPTALKPDYALGPHTASLGLAWGADALGLGEGMFVGQHGSWNRKPASGYKVIFVPFANGMPSGQPTDVLTGFRVGDDARGRPVGVEIAKDGALLVADDVGNIIWRVSSPYDAAR; from the coding sequence ATCTCGATGAAGCGACTCCTCCTGTTTTCCGCCCTGCTCGCCCTCGCGGCGTGCGGCGGCTCCGCCGACCTCACCGTGGCGGAGGGCACCGGCCCCACCCCGACGATCCCAGAGCCCAGCGGCGGCCTCATCCCGACCATCAACTTCGCCACCGCCGTGGGCTGGCCCGGCGGCAAAACGCCAGAGGCCATCGCCGGCGCCGAGGTGCAGGCGTTCGCGAGCGGCTTGGACCACCCCCGGTGGATGCACGTGCTGCCCAACGGCGACGTGCTCGTGGCCGAGACCAACAAGCCGCCCAACCCCGACCCGCCGGGCGGCATCAAGGCGATCGTCCAGAAAAGCCTGATGGAGAACGCGGGCGCCCTCGCGCCCAGCGCCAACCGCATCACCCTCTTGCGCGATACGGACGGCGACGGCGTGGCCGACGTTCGGACGCCGTTCCTGACCGGCCTTTCGTCGCCCTTCGGGATGCAACTCGTCGGCGAGGACCTCTACGTCGCGTTTTACAACGCACTCGTGCGCTTCCCGTACACGCCGGGCGCGACCACGCTTGTCGGCACGCCCGGCGAGACGGTCTTGGAGCTTCCCAACATGCTCGGCGCGCGGCACTGGACCAAAAGCCTGCTCGCCTCCCCCGACGGGAGCAAGCTGTACATCGGCGTCGGCTCCGCGAGCAACGTCGGCGAGATGGGCTTGGCAGCGGAAAACGGCCGCGCGGCCGTTTGGGAGTACGACGTGGCCTCTGGCGAGGGCCGCGTGTACGCCAGCGGCCTCCGCAACCCCGTCGGCCTCGCGTGGGAGCCGACGACCGGCGCCCTCTGGACGGCCGTCAACGAGCGCGACGAGTTGGGCAGCGACGTGCCGCCGGACTACATGACGCGCGTCCGCGACGGCGACTTCTACGGCTGGCCGTGGCTCTACTATGGCGACGTGGTGGACACGCGCGCTCCCGGCGCGCCGCCGCAGCCGACGGCGCTCAAGCCCGACTACGCGCTCGGCCCGCACACGGCGTCGCTCGGCCTCGCATGGGGTGCGGACGCGCTCGGGCTCGGCGAGGGTATGTTCGTCGGCCAGCACGGCTCGTGGAATCGGAAGCCCGCCAGCGGCTACAAGGTCATCTTCGTGCCCTTTGCCAATGGGATGCCCTCGGGCCAGCCCACCGACGTGCTGACCGGCTTCCGCGTCGGCGACGACGCCAGAGGCCGGCCCGTCGGCGTGGAGATCGCCAAGGACGGCGCGCTGCTCGTGGCCGACGACGTGGGCAACATCATCTGGCGCGTGTCCAGCCCGTACGACGCCGCGCGGTAG
- a CDS encoding GNAT family N-acetyltransferase — protein MTPHPTIETDRLVLRPFCLADASRVQELAGAAEVAAMTQNVPHPYEDGMAERWIASRAVAFYDGAGVFFAITLKSDGALIGSVSLGVTPQHRRGELGYWIGVPFWGQGYASEAARATVRYGLGGLGLHKITSRHFATNPASGRVLEKAGLAKEGVLRDEIHKDGTFVDVVVYGLVGG, from the coding sequence ATGACGCCTCACCCGACCATCGAGACCGACCGGCTCGTGCTCCGCCCGTTCTGCCTCGCGGACGCAAGCCGGGTCCAGGAACTGGCCGGAGCGGCCGAGGTGGCCGCGATGACGCAGAACGTCCCGCACCCCTACGAGGACGGCATGGCCGAGCGGTGGATCGCCTCTCGCGCCGTGGCCTTCTACGACGGAGCCGGCGTCTTCTTCGCCATCACGCTGAAGTCGGACGGAGCGCTGATCGGCTCGGTCAGCCTCGGCGTGACGCCGCAGCACCGGCGCGGCGAGTTGGGTTACTGGATCGGCGTGCCGTTCTGGGGCCAGGGCTACGCCTCCGAAGCCGCCCGCGCCACGGTCCGCTACGGGCTGGGCGGCCTCGGGCTCCACAAGATCACGTCGCGCCACTTTGCGACCAACCCAGCATCGGGCCGGGTCTTGGAGAAGGCTGGGCTGGCGAAGGAAGGCGTGCTCCGCGACGAGATCCACAAAGACGGGACGTTCGTCGATGTCGTCGTCTACGGCCTCGTCGGCGGGTAG
- a CDS encoding HIT family protein: MDTPCAFCDIAAGRISADLVVYRTERVVGFVAREPDAFGHTVLAPTVHCADLFDAPVEVACDLTHAVQSLAQHYRETIGMDGFNLLHASGRAAQQSVPHLHVHLIPRFDGDGLEGWPPLGTPDQTAQDMASQLQMPPSV; this comes from the coding sequence TTGGACACGCCCTGCGCCTTCTGTGACATCGCGGCCGGCCGCATCTCGGCCGATCTCGTCGTGTACCGGACAGAGCGCGTTGTGGGCTTCGTCGCGCGCGAGCCGGACGCGTTCGGGCACACCGTTCTCGCACCCACGGTTCACTGCGCGGACCTCTTCGATGCGCCCGTTGAGGTCGCCTGCGATCTCACGCACGCAGTCCAGAGTCTCGCCCAGCACTACCGCGAGACAATCGGCATGGACGGCTTCAACCTGCTCCACGCGAGCGGTCGCGCCGCCCAGCAATCGGTCCCGCACCTCCACGTCCACCTGATCCCCCGGTTTGACGGCGACGGCCTTGAGGGCTGGCCTCCTCTGGGCACACCGGACCAGACGGCTCAGGACATGGCCTCGCAACTGCAGATGCCCCCGTCCGTGTAG
- the murA gene encoding UDP-N-acetylglucosamine 1-carboxyvinyltransferase — protein sequence MDKLVIQGGRPLTGQITVGGSKNTALPLMAAALLADGESKIHNMPVLQDVYTFSNVLRVTGATVAFTPDDDPNTPDSMRIDASNIHHPEAPYELVKKMRASFYMLGALLGRCGKAKVSLPGGCAWGPRPVDLHIKGIEALGAEIREEGGYVIAEAPGGRLKGGTFAFEPSSVGATINVLLAAVTASGESRFENAAAEPDVVVFGQMLQAMGAKIDGLGTKTITVQGVDKLNPVEFSNCPDRIELGTYMIAAAIATPPGETFVINGTNADHLGADFRERFAETGVPVTYGDGMIEVEGVETIQPVSIETAPYPGFPTDLQAQWTVMMTQASGASTVRDTVYTDRFKHVPELRRLGAKLRADGDTVTIEGKDATPLSGAIVMSTDLRASVSLVLAGMVASGETNVLRVYHLDRGYEKLEKKLQNAGIAIERDTYDEAHPEG from the coding sequence ATGGACAAGCTCGTCATCCAGGGCGGACGCCCCCTCACCGGCCAGATCACGGTCGGCGGCTCGAAAAACACCGCCCTCCCGCTCATGGCCGCGGCGCTGCTCGCCGATGGCGAGTCGAAGATCCACAACATGCCCGTTTTGCAGGACGTGTACACGTTCTCCAACGTGCTGCGCGTGACGGGAGCGACGGTCGCGTTCACCCCGGACGATGACCCGAACACGCCGGACTCGATGCGGATCGACGCGTCGAACATCCACCACCCGGAGGCGCCGTACGAGCTCGTCAAGAAGATGCGGGCGTCGTTCTACATGCTCGGCGCGCTGCTCGGACGCTGCGGCAAGGCCAAGGTCTCCCTCCCCGGCGGTTGCGCATGGGGCCCGCGCCCGGTCGACCTCCACATCAAGGGCATCGAAGCGCTGGGCGCCGAGATCCGCGAGGAAGGCGGCTACGTGATCGCCGAGGCGCCGGGCGGCCGCCTCAAGGGCGGCACGTTCGCCTTCGAGCCCTCCAGCGTGGGCGCGACGATCAACGTGCTCCTCGCCGCGGTCACGGCCTCTGGCGAGAGCCGCTTCGAGAACGCCGCGGCTGAGCCCGACGTGGTCGTGTTCGGCCAGATGCTCCAGGCGATGGGCGCCAAGATCGACGGCCTCGGCACGAAGACGATCACCGTTCAGGGCGTCGACAAGCTGAACCCCGTCGAGTTCTCCAACTGCCCCGACCGCATCGAGCTCGGGACGTACATGATCGCCGCGGCCATCGCGACGCCTCCCGGCGAGACGTTCGTGATCAACGGCACCAACGCCGACCACCTCGGCGCCGACTTCCGCGAGCGCTTCGCCGAGACCGGCGTGCCCGTCACCTACGGCGACGGCATGATCGAGGTCGAAGGCGTCGAGACCATCCAGCCGGTCAGCATCGAGACGGCGCCGTACCCCGGCTTCCCGACCGACCTGCAGGCGCAGTGGACGGTCATGATGACCCAGGCCTCTGGCGCCAGCACCGTCCGCGACACGGTCTACACCGACCGCTTCAAGCACGTCCCCGAGCTCCGTCGCCTGGGCGCCAAGCTCCGCGCCGACGGCGACACGGTCACCATCGAGGGCAAAGACGCGACGCCGCTTTCCGGCGCGATCGTGATGAGCACCGACCTCCGCGCCAGCGTCTCGCTGGTGCTCGCAGGCATGGTGGCCTCTGGCGAGACCAACGTTCTCCGCGTCTACCACCTCGACCGCGGCTACGAGAAGCTCGAAAAGAAGCTCCAGAACGCCGGCATCGCGATCGAGCGCGACACGTACGACGAGGCGCACCCGGAGGGCTAG
- a CDS encoding glycosyltransferase family 2 protein, whose protein sequence is MLVQIALVVHAAVLALALTNIAWLRSRRDRRQAVTDGPMAEPVRVSVMVPARNEEANLARLLPSLLEQTYPDLEIIVVDDASEDGTWDVIHAHADPRLVPVQGSGPPPGWVGKVHALYQAQKHASGDVFLFLDADARLRSPEAVQRLVERFAANASESSADASGLSGSGIGMTGLPHYTDRFPGALMTSLVPFAVLAALPVPLVPRTKSPGLSALNGQFWMMGAETYRALRPHERLKSAVLEDVMIGRLTKREGLRLHFEDVQPEIEVQMYGSLSEAWRGFRKNAFLLAGGGSWVGFIAFFVLYSLVWVVSPLASLSLFASTWLIKAVIDRAMGMPLAVSALGPLPLWMGAALQLDSALAHARGVVDWKGRNVGG, encoded by the coding sequence GTGCTCGTCCAGATCGCCCTCGTCGTCCACGCCGCCGTGCTCGCGCTGGCGCTGACGAACATCGCGTGGCTCCGCTCCCGCCGCGACCGCCGACAGGCGGTGACTGACGGGCCGATGGCGGAGCCCGTGCGTGTAAGCGTGATGGTGCCGGCGCGGAACGAGGAGGCCAACCTCGCGCGGTTGCTCCCGAGCCTGCTAGAGCAGACGTACCCCGATCTCGAAATTATCGTCGTGGACGACGCGAGCGAGGACGGCACGTGGGACGTGATCCATGCCCACGCCGACCCCCGGCTCGTGCCGGTCCAGGGCAGTGGCCCGCCGCCGGGCTGGGTTGGCAAAGTCCACGCGCTCTACCAGGCCCAGAAGCACGCCTCTGGCGACGTCTTTCTGTTTTTGGACGCCGACGCGCGCCTGCGCTCGCCAGAGGCCGTCCAGCGTCTCGTCGAGCGCTTCGCCGCCAACGCCTCGGAATCCTCCGCCGACGCCAGTGGCCTGAGCGGCTCCGGCATCGGCATGACCGGCCTGCCGCATTACACCGATCGCTTTCCAGGCGCGCTGATGACGAGCCTCGTGCCGTTCGCCGTTCTCGCCGCGCTGCCGGTCCCGCTCGTCCCGCGCACGAAATCGCCGGGCTTGAGCGCGCTCAACGGGCAGTTCTGGATGATGGGCGCCGAGACCTACCGAGCACTCCGTCCGCACGAACGCCTGAAATCGGCTGTCCTGGAGGACGTGATGATCGGTCGCCTGACTAAACGCGAGGGGCTCCGGCTCCACTTCGAGGACGTTCAGCCGGAGATCGAAGTGCAGATGTACGGCTCGCTGAGCGAGGCGTGGCGGGGCTTCCGCAAGAACGCGTTCCTGCTCGCGGGCGGCGGCTCGTGGGTTGGGTTCATCGCCTTTTTCGTGCTCTACAGCCTCGTGTGGGTCGTCTCGCCTCTGGCGTCGCTGTCCCTGTTCGCCAGCACGTGGCTGATCAAGGCGGTCATCGACCGCGCGATGGGTATGCCTCTGGCGGTCTCCGCGCTGGGGCCGCTCCCGCTCTGGATGGGCGCCGCGCTCCAACTCGACTCCGCGCTCGCCCACGCCAGAGGCGTGGTGGACTGGAAGGGCCGGAACGTAGGGGGCTAG
- the rnr gene encoding ribonuclease R, with protein sequence MSDSRQRTALRKQALSFLKSHKDQAYRPKEIAKTLGIKNQGRFEAFKDVLREMQDAGMAEHVGKGRIQYRDRGAQHTAEGSLQVIASGHGFVSLDKGGDDVFVRKNRMGTALNGDRVRIGLAAEKKKRDPGDLREAEILEVLERKTNQTVGTFQTVKKAGWVKPDDPRISHDVYVPREEWNGATPGDKVVVSIDSFDDPKASPEGRVLSVLGRADAPGVAVLALAMAHGAKAEFPPEVEKAASDVKAGITKKEVARRLDLRDYPIFTIDPVDAKDFDDAIHTRDLGDGMTELGIHIADVSHYVPKGGIIDQEAYDRATSTYLVDRVIPMLPEELSNGVCSLRPREDKLTYSVLLTVDGGGNVHSWDIRETVIHSKERFAYEDAQEILDGKNQDHPLAPEVLRAGEIAKTLTAKRMAEGAIDFDVPEIRVVLDDKGRPIDIITKERKPANRLIEEFMLLANQAVAKEAEKLQRPLVYRIHDNPDAERIAALADYVRPFGYTLPHESGKVVRADLNNLLKKVKGSPEAPVIEQAAIRAMSKAVYSPHNIGHYGLGFSHYAHFTSPIRRYPDLIVHRLLKDYLASGDGKVPVPEMDKLEAQAKHCSEREREATEAERESIKLKQVEYAEQHVGDSFEGVVVSVTKFGVFVELKELLVQGLVHVRDMNDDYWEYDPSRYELVGRYSGRRIRTGSPVKVEITGADTQTRQIDLAFVEEPGAAPGASPEASGDKGKKTRSRASQLSKSRKKSSRKKSSSKRRR encoded by the coding sequence GTGTCCGACTCCCGCCAGCGCACCGCGCTCCGCAAGCAAGCCCTCTCATTTCTCAAGTCCCACAAGGATCAGGCGTACCGCCCCAAGGAGATCGCCAAAACGCTGGGCATCAAGAATCAAGGCCGCTTCGAGGCCTTTAAGGACGTGCTCCGCGAGATGCAGGACGCTGGCATGGCCGAGCACGTCGGCAAGGGGCGGATCCAGTACCGCGACCGCGGCGCGCAGCACACCGCCGAGGGCTCGCTCCAGGTGATCGCCAGCGGCCACGGCTTCGTCTCGCTGGACAAGGGCGGCGACGACGTGTTCGTGCGCAAGAACCGCATGGGCACGGCGCTCAACGGCGACCGCGTCCGCATCGGCCTCGCGGCGGAAAAGAAAAAGCGCGACCCCGGAGACTTGCGCGAGGCGGAGATCCTAGAGGTGTTGGAGCGCAAGACGAACCAGACCGTCGGCACCTTCCAGACCGTTAAAAAGGCCGGCTGGGTCAAGCCCGACGACCCGCGCATCAGCCACGACGTGTACGTGCCGCGCGAGGAGTGGAACGGCGCCACGCCCGGCGATAAGGTCGTGGTGAGCATCGACTCGTTCGACGACCCGAAGGCCTCGCCGGAAGGCCGCGTGCTGAGCGTCCTCGGCCGCGCCGACGCCCCGGGCGTGGCGGTTCTCGCCCTCGCGATGGCGCACGGCGCCAAGGCGGAGTTCCCGCCAGAAGTCGAGAAGGCCGCTAGCGACGTCAAAGCGGGGATCACCAAAAAGGAAGTCGCCCGCCGGTTGGACCTCCGCGACTACCCCATCTTCACCATCGACCCCGTCGACGCCAAGGACTTCGACGACGCGATCCACACGCGCGACCTGGGCGACGGCATGACCGAGCTCGGCATCCACATCGCCGACGTGAGCCACTACGTCCCCAAGGGCGGCATCATCGACCAGGAAGCGTACGACCGCGCGACGAGCACCTACTTGGTGGACCGTGTGATCCCGATGCTCCCCGAGGAGCTCTCCAACGGCGTCTGCTCCCTCCGCCCTCGCGAGGACAAGCTGACCTACTCCGTGCTCCTCACCGTCGACGGCGGCGGCAACGTGCACAGCTGGGACATCCGCGAGACCGTGATCCACTCCAAAGAGCGGTTCGCCTACGAGGACGCCCAGGAGATCCTCGACGGCAAGAACCAGGATCATCCTCTGGCGCCAGAGGTGCTCCGCGCCGGCGAGATCGCCAAAACGCTCACGGCCAAGCGCATGGCCGAGGGCGCCATCGACTTCGACGTGCCCGAGATCCGCGTCGTGTTGGACGACAAGGGCCGTCCGATCGACATCATCACCAAGGAGCGGAAGCCGGCCAACCGGCTCATCGAGGAGTTCATGCTGCTCGCCAACCAGGCCGTCGCCAAGGAGGCGGAAAAGCTCCAGCGCCCGCTCGTCTACCGCATTCACGACAACCCCGACGCCGAACGCATCGCCGCCCTCGCGGACTACGTGCGCCCCTTCGGCTACACGCTCCCGCACGAGAGCGGCAAGGTGGTCCGCGCCGACCTCAACAACCTGCTCAAAAAGGTCAAGGGCTCGCCAGAGGCCCCGGTCATTGAGCAGGCCGCCATCCGCGCGATGAGCAAAGCGGTCTACAGCCCGCACAACATCGGCCACTACGGGCTGGGCTTCTCGCACTACGCGCACTTCACGAGCCCCATCCGCCGCTACCCGGACCTCATCGTCCACCGCCTGCTCAAGGACTACCTCGCCTCTGGCGACGGCAAGGTGCCGGTCCCGGAGATGGACAAGCTGGAGGCGCAGGCCAAGCATTGCTCCGAGCGTGAGCGCGAGGCGACCGAGGCCGAGCGGGAGTCCATCAAGCTCAAGCAGGTGGAGTACGCCGAGCAGCACGTCGGCGACTCGTTTGAGGGCGTCGTGGTCAGCGTGACCAAGTTCGGCGTCTTCGTGGAGCTCAAGGAGTTGCTCGTGCAGGGGCTCGTCCACGTGCGCGACATGAACGACGACTACTGGGAGTACGACCCGAGCCGCTACGAGCTCGTCGGCCGCTACTCCGGCCGCCGCATCCGCACCGGCAGCCCCGTCAAGGTCGAGATCACCGGCGCCGACACGCAGACGCGACAGATCGACCTCGCCTTCGTGGAGGAGCCCGGCGCGGCTCCCGGCGCCTCGCCAGAGGCCTCTGGCGACAAGGGGAAGAAGACGCGCTCGCGGGCCTCGCAGCTCTCCAAGTCGCGCAAGAAGAGCAGCCGCAAGAAGTCGAGCTCGAAGCGCCGCCGCTAG
- a CDS encoding 1-acyl-sn-glycerol-3-phosphate acyltransferase → MRTPDPLPTRLAARAAGALIERDLASAFRRVVWVGERPALPPGKPVVLYANHHAYFDSFLLWRLIARTLERPFIVWMEKWDAVPLFGPLGALPFPPEDATRRMRTIRETARRMEAGPAILLLYPEGEMRPPDSGLGPWRADLVRLARLLPADALWWPLAVRVTDWGQASPTALLAAGQPHEIPDGSERQRLQAVLDRLHEARPSDLASGAAYVLQEGKQGPDERWDLSRLGPLFRRLTPGA, encoded by the coding sequence GTGCGCACCCCTGATCCCCTTCCGACCCGACTCGCAGCCCGCGCCGCGGGGGCGCTGATCGAGCGCGACCTCGCCTCGGCGTTTCGCCGTGTGGTGTGGGTGGGGGAGCGGCCCGCGCTCCCGCCGGGCAAGCCCGTCGTGCTCTACGCCAACCACCACGCGTACTTCGACAGCTTTCTCCTCTGGCGCCTGATCGCGCGCACGCTGGAGCGGCCGTTCATCGTCTGGATGGAGAAGTGGGACGCCGTCCCGCTCTTCGGCCCGCTCGGCGCGCTCCCGTTTCCTCCCGAGGACGCCACGCGCCGGATGCGAACCATCCGCGAGACCGCGCGGCGGATGGAGGCCGGCCCCGCCATCCTGCTGCTGTACCCGGAGGGCGAGATGCGCCCGCCGGATTCCGGCCTCGGCCCCTGGCGCGCAGACCTCGTGCGCCTCGCGCGGTTGCTCCCGGCCGACGCCCTCTGGTGGCCCCTGGCGGTGCGCGTGACCGACTGGGGGCAGGCGAGCCCGACGGCGCTGCTCGCCGCAGGCCAACCGCACGAGATCCCGGACGGGTCTGAGCGCCAGAGGCTACAGGCCGTGTTGGACCGTCTGCACGAGGCGCGCCCCAGCGACCTCGCCTCTGGCGCGGCATACGTCTTGCAAGAGGGCAAGCAAGGCCCCGACGAACGCTGGGACCTCTCCCGGCTCGGCCCCCTGTTCCGCAGGCTCACGCCCGGCGCCTGA
- a CDS encoding endonuclease domain-containing protein yields MPRPRYDPSATPFARRLRRDATFPERLLWSRLRRRQLGVRVLRQRPVGRYVVDFLAPDVGLVVEVDGRSHDRRMAHDAARERYLVGQGLRVIRVTNDEVVAELDAVIERICSALGDAPEDSGKGETFGGSEES; encoded by the coding sequence ATGCCTCGCCCCCGGTACGACCCCAGCGCCACACCCTTCGCGCGCCGGTTGCGACGCGATGCCACGTTCCCTGAGCGGCTGCTGTGGTCTCGGCTGCGACGGCGTCAGCTTGGCGTCCGCGTTCTTCGCCAGAGGCCTGTCGGCCGTTACGTCGTGGACTTCCTCGCGCCTGACGTCGGACTGGTGGTGGAAGTCGACGGACGCAGTCACGACCGGCGGATGGCGCACGATGCTGCCAGAGAGCGGTACCTGGTAGGGCAGGGTCTTCGCGTCATACGGGTGACGAACGACGAGGTCGTCGCCGAACTCGACGCAGTCATCGAGCGAATCTGCTCGGCTCTTGGGGATGCGCCGGAAGACTCTGGCAAAGGGGAGACTTTTGGCGGGTCGGAGGAGAGCTGA
- a CDS encoding T9SS type A sorting domain-containing protein: MSIRTVLALAVMLVCAAAAAAQPAPFAFGGPQADVGVAVDALADGTFAIGGTTFGGYDPDPSGADATVPGGGAQDGFAAVYGPAGAFRFAVPIGPLGPSAADAVFDVALGSDGSLVVVGQVGETVDLDPGPGVATVEAPGLAVHVFLAAYSASGEFRWGFALPGLDFSLGAYVDVDEDGTVYLAASASSPTDLDPGPGETIVDGFRSATLASYAASGDFRWGFALEGAQYRARGLSMAGERVALTGNLISGAVDVDPGPAERLLEDPDNRPSAWLTATYTTDGELASAFVVGGSNFGGVQSVALGEAGGVALVGSIDRAADFDPGPGTRTIEDTGGTNGTGVVASYEADGTLRFAYGLGSALPRGVSVEGDRLSWTGFFGEAFDADPGPATRIVTPEAGLDIVTVGLTPAGGFRWASPITGSGTGDNGLAVALASGRTYITGRFSDTVDADPGPATVELASGGRFDYDVLAVAYGDRGDLAALPTAAETTLRGLTLSVAPNPSASGAAVVRVEHARGPVRLSVYDALGRLVAAPQAGRALPPLAPGVYVIRAETAAGMASARFIVAR; the protein is encoded by the coding sequence ATGTCCATCCGAACCGTGCTCGCTCTCGCCGTCATGCTGGTTTGTGCCGCCGCGGCGGCAGCGCAGCCGGCGCCGTTCGCGTTTGGCGGCCCGCAGGCCGATGTCGGCGTTGCCGTAGATGCCCTCGCGGATGGGACGTTCGCCATCGGCGGGACCACGTTCGGGGGCTACGATCCAGACCCGAGCGGCGCGGACGCCACAGTCCCGGGGGGCGGCGCGCAAGATGGCTTCGCGGCGGTCTACGGGCCTGCCGGTGCTTTCCGGTTCGCCGTGCCCATCGGCCCCCTGGGTCCGAGCGCGGCCGACGCCGTGTTTGACGTGGCGCTCGGCTCGGACGGATCGCTGGTCGTCGTTGGGCAGGTCGGGGAGACCGTCGACCTGGACCCCGGTCCGGGCGTGGCAACCGTCGAGGCACCGGGGCTTGCGGTGCACGTCTTCCTCGCGGCCTACTCGGCCTCTGGCGAGTTCCGGTGGGGCTTCGCACTCCCGGGGCTCGACTTCAGCCTCGGCGCGTATGTCGACGTGGACGAGGACGGCACGGTGTACCTCGCGGCCTCCGCCAGTAGCCCCACCGATCTCGATCCCGGCCCGGGCGAGACCATCGTGGACGGCTTCCGCAGTGCGACGCTCGCCTCGTACGCCGCCTCTGGCGACTTCCGGTGGGGGTTTGCGTTGGAGGGCGCGCAGTACCGCGCCAGAGGCCTGAGCATGGCGGGCGAGCGCGTGGCGCTGACGGGCAACCTCATCTCTGGGGCTGTGGACGTGGACCCCGGTCCGGCAGAGCGACTCCTCGAAGACCCCGACAACCGCCCGAGTGCGTGGCTGACCGCGACGTACACGACGGACGGCGAACTCGCGAGCGCGTTCGTGGTGGGCGGCTCCAACTTCGGAGGCGTGCAGAGCGTGGCGCTGGGCGAGGCGGGCGGCGTCGCGCTCGTGGGTAGCATCGACCGCGCGGCGGACTTCGACCCCGGTCCGGGAACGCGGACCATCGAGGACACAGGTGGGACCAACGGGACGGGCGTCGTGGCGAGCTACGAGGCGGACGGCACGCTCCGGTTCGCGTACGGCCTGGGATCAGCCTTGCCGCGCGGCGTCTCGGTAGAGGGCGACCGCCTCTCGTGGACAGGCTTTTTCGGCGAGGCCTTTGATGCCGACCCCGGACCCGCAACGCGGATCGTCACGCCAGAGGCGGGCTTGGACATCGTGACCGTCGGGCTCACGCCTGCGGGCGGTTTCCGGTGGGCCTCGCCGATTACCGGCTCGGGAACGGGCGACAACGGCCTGGCCGTGGCACTCGCCAGCGGCCGCACGTACATCACCGGGCGCTTTTCCGACACCGTGGACGCCGATCCTGGGCCTGCAACGGTCGAACTCGCCTCTGGCGGCCGCTTCGATTACGACGTGCTCGCCGTGGCGTACGGCGACCGCGGTGACCTGGCGGCGTTGCCGACCGCGGCGGAGACGACACTCCGCGGCCTCACGCTGAGCGTCGCGCCCAACCCGTCGGCCTCTGGCGCGGCGGTGGTCCGGGTAGAACACGCCAGAGGCCCGGTTCGACTGAGCGTCTACGACGCGCTGGGCCGGCTCGTCGCGGCGCCCCAGGCGGGGCGCGCGCTTCCGCCTCTGGCGCCGGGCGTGTACGTGATTCGTGCCGAGACAGCCGCGGGCATGGCGTCGGCACGGTTTATCGTCGCGAGGTGA